A window of Rhabdothermincola salaria contains these coding sequences:
- a CDS encoding SMP-30/gluconolactonase/LRE family protein, with product MTGSTVLLDQLAFPKFPRWHADRLWFSDVHDGRVWAMTEQGQGEPVTAVEGWPAGLGWWPDGTLIVVSMNDRTLVAADRTGTTTPIAALDAFAAHPWNDMAVTTDGRAYIGEFGHDPLGDGAPDGARLVCVEPDGEAWVVAEDLLFPNGAAVLERADGVTLLVAETFGQRISAYDVQADGSLARPRVWADLRPNVPDGMCLDVEGALWVADPVNEGVMRVVESVGAVAWVPFPGRSPYGCALGGSDGHTLYVCTGASTNPARTITERRGRVEALRVEVPGVTRS from the coding sequence ATGACGGGATCGACGGTCTTGCTCGACCAGCTGGCCTTTCCCAAGTTCCCCCGGTGGCACGCCGACCGGCTCTGGTTCTCCGACGTCCACGACGGTCGGGTGTGGGCCATGACCGAACAGGGGCAGGGCGAGCCCGTCACGGCGGTCGAGGGGTGGCCGGCCGGACTGGGCTGGTGGCCCGACGGCACGTTGATCGTGGTGTCCATGAACGACCGGACGCTGGTGGCCGCCGACCGCACCGGCACCACCACGCCGATCGCCGCGCTCGACGCCTTCGCCGCGCACCCGTGGAACGACATGGCGGTCACCACCGACGGTCGCGCCTACATCGGGGAGTTCGGCCACGACCCTCTCGGCGACGGTGCACCCGACGGCGCCCGCCTGGTGTGCGTCGAGCCCGACGGTGAGGCCTGGGTGGTGGCCGAGGACCTGCTGTTCCCCAACGGCGCGGCGGTGCTCGAACGCGCAGACGGCGTCACCCTGCTCGTGGCCGAGACGTTCGGACAGCGCATCTCCGCCTACGACGTGCAGGCCGACGGCTCCCTCGCCCGCCCCCGGGTGTGGGCCGACCTGCGCCCCAACGTGCCCGACGGCATGTGCCTCGACGTCGAGGGCGCGCTCTGGGTGGCGGACCCGGTGAACGAGGGGGTGATGCGCGTCGTGGAGAGCGTGGGGGCGGTGGCCTGGGTCCCGTTCCCGGGCCGTTCCCCCTACGGCTGCGCCCTCGGCGGATCCGACGGGCACACCCTCTACGTGTGCACCGGCGCCTCGACCAACCCGGCCCGCACCATCACCGAGCGCCGGGGTCGGGTCGAAGCGCTCCGCGTCGAGGTACCTGGCGTCACTCGATCCTGA